Proteins encoded in a region of the Triticum dicoccoides isolate Atlit2015 ecotype Zavitan chromosome 3A, WEW_v2.0, whole genome shotgun sequence genome:
- the LOC119268939 gene encoding uncharacterized protein LOC119268939 codes for MEGDEIFASLDSLWFHSSVLHRRPRFKQHSEELKPPRNQDQHPKCVDGEVTLGARRADPGSRALQERIETWQEEQWRRTLVVAAPPRCSPVSDGVAMKAHLRSWAHAVACSVR; via the coding sequence ATGGAGGGCGACGAGATCTTTGCAAGCCTAGACTCGCTCTGGTTCCACTCCAGCGTCCTCCACCGGCGGCCGCGCTTCAAGCAGCACTCGGAAGAGCTGAAGCCGCCCAGGAATCAAGATCAGCATCCCAAATGCGTCGACGGCGAGGTGACGCTGGGAGCGAGAAGAGCGGATCCGGGAAGCAGGGCGCTTCAAGAGCGCATCGAGACATGGCAGGAGGAGCAGTGGCGGCGGACGCTCGTCGTCGCGGCACCGCCACGGTGCTCGCCCGTCAGCGATGGTGTGGCCATGAAGGCTCATCTCAGGTCGTGGGCTCATGCCGTTGCTTGCTCCGTCAGATGA
- the LOC119268937 gene encoding chaperone protein dnaJ C76, chloroplastic-like: MAPLLSPPLLADLVAKAHSSSTAVRCSGSVRRWAVAGLAGAGRRDRHRRRRTWGRRGFRVSAVATEPRSPEGSTAEDYYAVLGVMPDATPQQIKKAYYNCMKACHPDLSGNDPDVTNFCMFINEVYTVLTDPVQRAVYDEINGFTATATNPFLDDAPRDHVFVDEFSCIGCKNCANVCSKVFEIEEDYGRARVYNQSGNEELIQEAIDSCPVDCIHWTSAAQVTLLEDEMRRVERVNVALMLSGMGSSFDVFRMASTRWEKRQAQVLNKVRMRMSQDDANKGSSWSDIWGSPTRYQKNDEDTKERVKRAAAAARRWREYSRKGADRPPTFKLPEAASNQE, from the exons ATGGCTCCTCTCCTGTCTCCGCCGCTGCTCGCCGACCTGGTGGCCAAGGCCCATTCCTCCTCCACGGCCGTCCGCTGTTCCGGCAGTGTCCGGCGATGGGCAGTCGCGGGGCTGGCCGGCGCCGGGAGGAGGGACCGCCACCGGAGACGGAGGACGTGGGGGAGGAGGGGCTTCAGGGTGTCCGCGGTGGCGACGGAGCCCCGCAGCCCGGAGGGGAGCACCGCCGAAGATTACTACGCCGTTCTTGGCGTC ATGCCGGACGCAACACCGCAGCAGATCAAGAAAGCGTACTACAATTGCATGAAGGCGTGCCATCCAGATCTCAGTGGGAACGACCCTGACGTGACCAACTTCTGCATGTTCATCAACGAGGTTTACACG GTACTTACCGACCCCGTCCAGCGAGCCGTGTATGACGAGATCAATGGCTTTACTGCAACAGCAACCAACCCCTTCTTGGATGATGCACCCAGGGATCATGTGTTTGTCGACGAGTTTAGCTGCATAG GTTGTAAAAACTGTGCTAATGTGTGCTCCAAGGTTTTCGAAATTGAGGAGGATTATGGGCGTGCAAGAGTTTACAATCAATCAGGCAATGAAGAGCTAATTCAAGAAGCCATTGACAGTTG TCCGGTTGACTGCATCCACTGGACTTCAGCAGCACAAGTTACACTCCTCGAGGATGAAATGCGCAGAGTCGAGAGAGTGAAT GTTGCATTGATGCTTTCTGGGATGGGGAGTTCATTTGATGTGTTCCGGATG GCAAGTACGCGCTGGGAGAAAAGACAAGCACAAGTCTTG AATAAGGTGAGGATGCGGATGAGCCAAGATGATGCTAACAAGGGCAGTTCATGGAGTGATATATGGGGGTCACCAACAAGATACCAAAAGAATG ATGAGGACACAAAGGAGAGAGTGAAGCGAGCGGCTGCGGCGGCAAGGAGGTGGCGAGAATACTCGAGGAAAGGTGCAGACAGGCCTCCAACATTCAAACTTCCAGAGGCAGCGTCCAACCAGGAGTGA